A window of Candidatus Omnitrophota bacterium contains these coding sequences:
- a CDS encoding aminoacyl-tRNA hydrolase, translated as MKLIVGLGNPGDKYADSRHNIGFSAIKSLAKAYK; from the coding sequence ATGAAATTAATTGTAGGCTTAGGCAACCCTGGAGATAAATACGCCGATTCAAGGCACAATATCGGGTTTTCCGCAATCAAGTCTTTGGCAAAAGCTTATAAAAT
- a CDS encoding 50S ribosomal protein L25 codes for MEELFLDVEQREGVGRGKVNSIKKQGFIPAVVYKDGKESMPLKVSKGVLIRLIHEHRIEGVVINLNVKDDKKNKPRPCLIKEIQYDPVHGDIVHVDFNEISLTKAIKVNIPVETKGESIGVKQEGGSLEHILWEIEVECLPTNIPKNIEIDISQLKMGDSIHVKDIVLPDGIKVLSDPGSIVLTIAAPMKEEVVPEAVEGEAKQEPEVIKEKKEVPAEGGEEKKSEEKKEENK; via the coding sequence ATGGAAGAATTATTTTTGGACGTTGAACAAAGAGAAGGTGTAGGAAGGGGAAAGGTTAATAGCATAAAGAAACAGGGTTTTATCCCCGCGGTCGTTTATAAAGACGGTAAAGAATCAATGCCGCTTAAGGTTTCTAAGGGTGTATTGATTAGATTAATACATGAGCACAGAATTGAAGGTGTTGTTATTAATCTTAACGTAAAAGATGACAAAAAAAATAAGCCGCGGCCTTGTTTGATCAAAGAAATTCAGTATGATCCGGTGCATGGAGATATTGTGCACGTTGATTTTAATGAGATATCTTTGACTAAGGCTATTAAAGTTAATATTCCTGTCGAAACAAAGGGTGAATCTATCGGCGTCAAGCAGGAAGGCGGATCTTTGGAGCATATCCTCTGGGAAATTGAGGTTGAGTGTTTGCCTACGAATATTCCTAAGAATATTGAGATAGATATTAGCCAATTAAAGATGGGGGATTCTATCCACGTAAAAGATATTGTTCTGCCGGATGGCATTAAAGTTTTAAGCGACCCGGGTTCAATTGTCTTAACGATTGCCGCTCCGATGAAAGAAGAAGTTGTGCCTGAAGCTGTTGAAGGTGAAGCTAAGCAGGAACCGGAAGTTATTAAAGAGAAGAAAGAAGTCCCTGCTGAAGGCGGCGAAGAGAAGAAATCTGAAGAAAAGAAGGAAGAAAATAAATAA
- a CDS encoding ribose-phosphate pyrophosphokinase: MDKLMVFSGNAHLQLSKDICESLKIKLSDALVSRFSEGEVRVKVNENVRGKDVFVIQPTCPPSNENIMELLVMIDALKRASANRITAVIPYFGYARQDRKDQPRVPITAKLVANLLTTAGANRILTMDLHAGQIQGFFDIPVDHLFSIGVFEDYLEKLNLPDLVIVSPDVGSIKMARAYAKRLSAGLAIIDKRRDSPEKTEVMHILGEVKGKNAIITDDLIATGSSLIEAVVALKNFGAKTIRAAITHGVLSGPAIQRINDCKDLSELLITDSIPVTDGKVNPKIKVLSVAQLLGEAIRRIHIEESVSSLFD; encoded by the coding sequence ATGGATAAATTAATGGTCTTTAGCGGCAATGCACATTTGCAATTATCAAAAGATATTTGTGAGTCTCTTAAGATCAAGTTGTCAGATGCCTTAGTCTCAAGGTTTAGCGAAGGTGAAGTCCGGGTCAAGGTTAATGAGAATGTGAGAGGTAAGGATGTTTTTGTGATTCAGCCGACTTGCCCTCCTTCAAACGAGAATATTATGGAGCTTTTGGTAATGATTGACGCTTTAAAAAGAGCGTCTGCTAATCGCATTACAGCGGTAATTCCCTATTTTGGTTATGCCCGGCAGGACAGAAAAGACCAGCCGCGTGTTCCTATAACCGCAAAGCTCGTTGCTAATTTATTGACTACTGCCGGAGCAAACAGGATTTTAACTATGGACTTGCATGCAGGGCAAATACAAGGATTCTTTGATATTCCTGTAGACCATCTTTTTTCAATAGGTGTTTTTGAAGATTACCTTGAAAAATTAAATCTACCTGATTTGGTTATCGTGTCTCCCGATGTGGGTAGTATTAAAATGGCACGTGCTTACGCAAAAAGGCTTTCCGCAGGCCTTGCGATTATAGATAAAAGAAGGGATTCTCCGGAGAAAACAGAAGTAATGCATATACTCGGTGAAGTCAAAGGCAAAAATGCTATTATCACCGATGATTTGATTGCGACGGGAAGTTCTTTGATTGAAGCAGTGGTAGCTTTAAAGAATTTCGGCGCAAAGACTATAAGGGCTGCAATAACGCATGGTGTTTTGTCAGGCCCTGCGATACAAAGGATTAATGATTGCAAAGATTTGTCAGAGCTTTTAATTACGGATAGTATTCCTGTTACAGACGGCAAGGTTAATCCTAAGATTAAAGTTTTGTCAGTTGCCCAGCTTTTGGGGGAGGCAATAAGACGGATTCATATTGAAGAATCGGTTAGTTCATTATTTGATTAA